The DNA segment CATGGAATACCGAACCCTTGGCAAAACAGGGCTAAAGGTTTCAGCGCTCAGCTTTGGCGTCATGCGGCTGACCGAACCGGCTGTTCTGTTTCAAGCCCTGGACATGGGGATAAATTATTTTGATACGGCCCATGTATACCAGAACGGCAATAATGAAAAGATGCTGGG comes from the Candidatus Desulfatibia profunda genome and includes:
- a CDS encoding aldo/keto reductase, whose translation is MTPKKLTRRRFLKDLTLTCTCSSLYVQTLAAGGAWGKTHQGTGSKDTAAMEYRTLGKTGLKVSALSFGVMRLTEPAVLFQALDMGINYFDTAHVYQNGNNEKMLG